The Peribacillus sp. FSL E2-0218 genome contains a region encoding:
- the ytkD gene encoding RNA deprotection pyrophosphohydrolase, translating into MQRFFDKNGYMVELSEKPVFGESWHVFVLSRFRGRWVLTKHKRRGLEFPGGKREAGETIEQAAIREVHEETGGIVEQLQFLGQYKVHDPIKSFVKSIYFAQLREVEKKNTYLETDGPIFLDRLPDEPGEEFSFIMKDEIVPWSVSKLNDGNLP; encoded by the coding sequence ATGCAAAGGTTTTTCGACAAGAACGGATATATGGTGGAACTCTCCGAAAAACCCGTATTTGGCGAGTCCTGGCATGTTTTCGTGCTCAGCAGGTTCAGGGGAAGATGGGTCTTGACCAAGCATAAACGCAGGGGCTTGGAGTTCCCTGGAGGCAAGCGGGAAGCAGGAGAGACAATTGAACAAGCAGCGATACGGGAAGTGCATGAAGAAACGGGCGGAATCGTTGAGCAACTGCAATTCCTGGGACAATACAAAGTTCACGATCCAATCAAGTCATTCGTTAAATCAATATACTTTGCCCAACTACGTGAAGTGGAAAAGAAAAATACCTATCTCGAAACGGATGGGCCCATCTTTTTGGATAGATTGCCGGACGAACCCGGCGAAGAATTCAGCTTTATCATGAAAGATGAAATCGTCCCCTGGAGCGTATCAAAGCTGAATGATGGTAACCTGCCATAA
- a CDS encoding prolyl oligopeptidase family serine peptidase yields the protein MENGTIISKRRFPSPHPHIHLYSVTYLSQGLKVKGLLAEPVDGQVHDAFLYLRGGIKNVGKVRPARIVQYAAEGFIVFAPFYRGNQGGEGDEDFAGEDRYDAISGFNLLEQHPRVNKDHIHILGFSRGGIMALWTGIHCRNAASIVTWGGVSDMFLTYVERVDMRRMMKRVIGGTPTKCPDQYEYRTPLFAIEDLNVPVLIIHGEKDDNVAIEHAYRLEKRLKLHDKDVESWYFTPFTHYFPPAVNRKVVEDLTSWMKNKTEK from the coding sequence TTGGAAAACGGAACGATCATTTCAAAACGGCGGTTTCCATCCCCGCATCCTCATATCCATCTTTATTCGGTTACTTACCTATCACAGGGGCTGAAGGTAAAGGGATTGCTTGCCGAGCCGGTCGATGGCCAAGTTCATGATGCCTTCTTATACTTACGCGGCGGGATTAAAAATGTCGGAAAGGTGAGGCCTGCAAGGATCGTTCAGTATGCAGCGGAAGGCTTCATCGTGTTCGCCCCTTTTTATCGTGGGAATCAAGGCGGTGAGGGGGATGAGGATTTTGCAGGCGAAGATCGATACGATGCGATATCAGGCTTCAACCTACTTGAACAGCATCCACGGGTAAACAAGGATCACATCCATATCCTCGGATTTTCCCGCGGCGGCATCATGGCACTTTGGACGGGGATACACTGCAGGAATGCAGCATCGATCGTTACATGGGGAGGCGTATCGGACATGTTCTTAACGTATGTCGAACGGGTAGATATGCGCCGGATGATGAAGCGGGTCATCGGCGGCACCCCGACAAAATGCCCGGATCAGTATGAATACCGTACACCCTTATTTGCGATTGAAGATTTGAATGTTCCCGTCCTGATCATTCACGGTGAAAAAGATGACAATGTGGCCATTGAACACGCCTATCGTCTGGAGAAGAGATTGAAGCTGCACGACAAAGATGTCGAAAGCTGGTACTTCACTCCATTCACCCATTACTTCCCACCTGCAGTCAACCGCAAAGTAGTCGAAGATTTAACATCTTGGATGAAAAATAAAACGGAAAAATGA
- a CDS encoding TSUP family transporter, with the protein MEDINLYTLLFLILAGFVAAFIDSVVGGGGLISIPALLFTGISPSAALATNKLAGTMGSLTSTISFIRAGKVDFTFVIKLFPITLFGAALGAYIVHFVSAEILKPLILILLVIVAVYTMIKKDWGKEAKYKGLKRKKMLLLIGIIFAIGFYDGFLGPGTGSFLLFSFLIIGFDFVQAAGNARILNFGSNIAALIIFLSMGTVNFAYGIPMGLAMVCGALVGTNFAIKKGASYVRVLFICVTVLLIGKNVLNYFHVL; encoded by the coding sequence ATGGAGGATATCAACCTCTATACGTTGTTATTTTTAATACTTGCCGGCTTTGTTGCTGCATTCATCGATTCCGTTGTGGGCGGCGGGGGATTGATCTCGATTCCAGCCTTATTGTTTACGGGAATTTCACCTTCAGCGGCATTAGCCACGAATAAGCTTGCAGGCACGATGGGATCGTTGACGAGTACGATTTCATTCATCCGGGCAGGGAAGGTGGACTTTACATTCGTCATCAAGCTGTTTCCCATCACCTTGTTCGGAGCGGCATTGGGTGCTTATATTGTTCATTTCGTTTCCGCAGAGATCCTAAAGCCGCTCATCTTGATTCTTTTGGTCATCGTCGCGGTTTATACGATGATAAAAAAGGATTGGGGGAAAGAGGCAAAGTATAAAGGACTGAAAAGGAAAAAAATGCTTTTGCTGATTGGCATTATTTTTGCCATTGGGTTTTATGATGGGTTTCTTGGACCAGGGACTGGTTCCTTTTTATTATTTTCATTTTTGATCATAGGGTTTGATTTTGTCCAGGCTGCCGGGAATGCCAGGATCTTGAACTTTGGCAGCAATATTGCAGCACTTATCATTTTTTTATCCATGGGAACCGTCAACTTCGCCTATGGGATTCCGATGGGGCTTGCCATGGTATGCGGGGCATTGGTCGGAACGAACTTCGCCATCAAGAAAGGCGCATCGTATGTGCGTGTTTTGTTCATTTGCGTCACTGTTTTGTTGATTGGGAAAAATGTCTTGAATTATTTTCATGTGCTTTAA
- the wecB gene encoding UDP-N-acetylglucosamine 2-epimerase (non-hydrolyzing) → MPKQRLKVMTVFGTRPEAIKMAPVVLELKKHQDEIETIVVVTAQHREMLDQVLQCFQIKPDHDLDMMRDRQTLEDITTRGIEGLSWLMKHIKPDIVLVHGDTTTTFIASLAAYYNKVQIGHVEAGLRTWNKHSPFPEEMNRQLTGVLADIHFAPTKQAAENLLLENKRTDSIHITGNTVIDALKTTIQKDYSHPILSDLNGDRMLLMTVHRRENIGKPMQGIFRSVKRLLDEHGDIQVVFPIHKNPVVREIAHEVFEETKRLHIIEPLEVIDFHNFAARSHLILTDSGGVQEEAPSLGVPVVVLRDTTERPEGIKAGTLLLAGIEEDRIYEATHNLLTNEGDYEKMATASNPYGDGFASKRIVEILLKHCQVRFALPS, encoded by the coding sequence ATGCCTAAACAACGTTTGAAGGTCATGACGGTCTTTGGCACGAGGCCTGAAGCAATTAAAATGGCACCAGTCGTTTTGGAACTGAAAAAACATCAGGACGAAATAGAAACCATCGTGGTGGTCACCGCCCAGCATCGGGAAATGCTTGATCAAGTACTGCAATGTTTTCAAATAAAGCCAGATCACGATTTGGATATGATGAGAGACAGACAGACATTAGAGGATATTACAACAAGGGGCATCGAGGGACTCAGTTGGCTCATGAAGCATATAAAACCGGATATCGTCCTCGTCCATGGAGATACGACGACCACTTTCATCGCTAGCTTGGCTGCTTACTATAATAAGGTCCAGATTGGCCATGTTGAAGCCGGACTCCGCACTTGGAATAAGCATTCACCGTTTCCTGAGGAGATGAATCGGCAATTGACCGGTGTCCTGGCCGACATCCACTTCGCCCCGACCAAGCAGGCTGCCGAAAACCTGCTATTGGAGAATAAACGGACCGACAGCATCCACATCACTGGAAATACGGTGATCGATGCCTTGAAAACAACGATCCAGAAGGACTATTCGCATCCGATCCTCTCTGATTTGAATGGAGATAGGATGCTATTGATGACGGTACATCGGCGTGAAAATATCGGAAAACCGATGCAGGGGATATTCCGTTCCGTGAAGCGGCTTCTTGATGAACATGGGGATATCCAGGTTGTTTTCCCGATTCATAAAAATCCAGTCGTCCGGGAAATCGCCCATGAGGTCTTCGAAGAAACAAAAAGGCTACATATCATCGAGCCCTTGGAAGTGATCGATTTCCATAACTTCGCGGCACGATCTCATCTCATCCTGACAGATTCCGGAGGGGTGCAGGAGGAAGCGCCATCACTTGGCGTCCCGGTTGTCGTGTTGCGCGATACGACGGAACGGCCGGAGGGAATCAAGGCCGGCACACTTTTATTGGCCGGAATCGAAGAAGACCGCATTTACGAGGCAACCCATAATCTGCTTACGAACGAAGGCGACTATGAAAAAATGGCAACAGCCTCGAATCCATATGGGGATGGCTTTGCATCGAAACGGATTGTCGAAATTCTCCTCAAGCATTGTCAAGTGAGATTCGCCCTTCCATCATGA
- a CDS encoding ABC transporter permease codes for MNIDQLHKQYKTSLKKENRLIRLYQILIFLVFFSSWELFSRMEWIDPLIFSSPSKVWQLFLQKLGDGTLLSHSGVTLFETVLGFIIGTLLGTVLASLLWWSPRLSKTLDPYLVILNAMPKVALGPIIIVAFGPGFPSIISMGAIISIIITTIVVYTAFREVDPNYLKVLQTFGATRTQAFREAILPASFPTIISTLKVNVGLSWVGVIVGEFLVSAKGLGYLIIYGFQVFNFTLVMLALMIIAVFATIMYQLVELLERKLIKD; via the coding sequence TTGAATATTGACCAACTCCATAAACAATATAAAACCTCTTTGAAAAAGGAAAACAGGCTCATCCGCCTTTATCAGATCCTGATTTTCCTTGTATTTTTCAGCAGCTGGGAGTTATTCTCCCGGATGGAATGGATCGACCCGCTCATCTTCAGCTCACCATCAAAAGTATGGCAGCTTTTCCTACAGAAATTGGGTGATGGCACCCTGCTTTCACATTCCGGAGTGACCCTCTTTGAAACCGTACTCGGCTTCATCATCGGGACACTGCTAGGAACGGTCCTGGCATCACTCCTCTGGTGGTCGCCCCGGTTGTCAAAAACACTGGATCCCTATCTCGTCATCTTAAATGCCATGCCCAAAGTCGCACTCGGGCCCATCATCATCGTCGCATTCGGTCCTGGCTTTCCCTCCATCATCTCAATGGGGGCAATCATCTCCATCATCATCACCACCATCGTCGTCTACACCGCATTTCGCGAAGTCGACCCGAACTACCTGAAGGTGCTCCAAACATTCGGAGCTACAAGAACACAAGCATTTCGGGAAGCCATATTACCGGCCTCCTTCCCGACCATCATCTCGACCCTGAAAGTCAATGTCGGCCTCTCCTGGGTCGGCGTCATCGTCGGTGAATTCCTTGTCTCGGCGAAAGGACTTGGCTACCTGATCATTTATGGATTTCAAGTCTTCAACTTCACTCTTGTCATGCTCGCCTTGATGATCATCGCCGTCTTTGCCACCATCATGTATCAACTGGTCGAACTCCTCGAACGCAAGCTAATCAAAGACTGA
- a CDS encoding DUF6154 family protein: MKLIEELYNMYRNKLTGDEEDIDMLTFAVLEQLDRKEIFELLQEMDDQELTNLMGLYIIETLKGKFAQNSMDDTKPTHFPPRNIH; encoded by the coding sequence TTGAAGTTAATTGAAGAATTATACAATATGTACCGTAATAAGCTGACTGGTGATGAAGAAGATATTGATATGCTTACTTTTGCGGTTTTGGAGCAGTTGGACCGTAAGGAAATTTTCGAATTACTTCAAGAAATGGATGATCAAGAGCTTACCAATCTAATGGGCCTTTACATTATTGAAACGTTAAAAGGGAAGTTTGCTCAAAATAGCATGGACGATACGAAACCTACACATTTTCCGCCACGGAATATCCATTAA
- a CDS encoding DNA starvation/stationary phase protection protein, whose translation MAQKKLGKLVNKEIANFSVLYTKIHNYHWFVNGPHFFELHQKLEELYVEITANYDELAERLLAIGEKPVATLKEYLELTTLEEATGNENTEDMVQSVINDFEKLSEEFLEIIEAAEEEDPVTADMLTSMKKSFNKHAWMLRAYLGH comes from the coding sequence ATGGCTCAGAAAAAATTAGGAAAATTAGTGAACAAGGAAATTGCCAATTTCAGTGTCCTTTACACAAAAATCCACAATTACCACTGGTTCGTGAATGGACCCCACTTCTTTGAACTTCACCAAAAATTGGAAGAGTTATATGTGGAAATCACAGCCAATTATGACGAATTGGCCGAGCGATTGCTGGCGATCGGCGAAAAACCAGTTGCTACCCTTAAAGAGTATTTAGAATTAACGACCCTTGAAGAAGCGACAGGCAACGAAAATACGGAAGATATGGTCCAAAGCGTCATCAATGACTTTGAGAAGCTTTCGGAAGAGTTCCTTGAAATCATCGAAGCTGCTGAAGAGGAAGACCCAGTTACGGCTGATATGCTGACAAGCATGAAGAAAAGCTTCAATAAACATGCATGGATGCTTCGTGCATACTTAGGACATTAA
- a CDS encoding hydrolase has protein sequence MNVSENRKKYYIWLPTGEITQDRESSPWNFEIEATDNEVIQLRELFDYNYSVGEENFYRAHVPYLQYHFDRENDKQDITLQKIFEMIHQLGTEEGRRHIESMGILQAKPTDDGLEY, from the coding sequence ATGAATGTGTCCGAAAACAGGAAAAAATATTACATCTGGCTTCCGACTGGGGAGATCACACAAGATAGGGAAAGCTCCCCGTGGAATTTCGAAATCGAGGCTACAGATAATGAGGTCATCCAGCTGCGCGAATTATTTGATTACAATTATTCTGTAGGCGAAGAAAACTTTTACCGAGCACATGTCCCGTACCTGCAATATCATTTCGACAGGGAAAATGATAAGCAGGATATCACACTCCAAAAAATTTTTGAAATGATCCATCAACTTGGAACGGAAGAGGGAAGAAGACATATTGAAAGCATGGGAATCTTACAGGCAAAGCCAACGGACGATGGCCTCGAATATTGA
- a CDS encoding ABC transporter ATP-binding protein — protein MSFLKIQDIHHTYFSNQTAATALADISLDIEKGEFVSFLGPSGCGKTTLLSIIAGLFPPTSGKILLENKPLNADSDASIGYMLQQDYLFPWKTIEENILLGLKLIKKDEGLERIKTLKLLSDVGLGGTGKLYPRELSGGMRQRAALARTLAVDPKILLLDEPFSALDYQTKLKLEDLVFETLKSFGKTAVLVTHDIGEAIAMSDRIHLFSPNPGRVHKTFEVPDELRGLMPFHARNHPQYPILFQTIWKELESLEY, from the coding sequence ATGAGCTTTTTAAAAATCCAAGACATTCACCATACTTATTTTTCAAATCAGACGGCAGCGACCGCGCTCGCGGACATTTCCCTCGACATTGAAAAAGGTGAATTCGTCTCTTTTCTAGGTCCGAGCGGCTGCGGAAAGACCACCCTGCTTTCCATTATCGCCGGGCTTTTCCCGCCCACCTCGGGAAAGATCCTGCTCGAAAATAAACCATTGAACGCCGACAGTGACGCTTCCATCGGCTATATGCTGCAGCAGGATTATCTTTTTCCATGGAAAACGATAGAAGAAAATATCTTATTGGGATTGAAACTGATTAAAAAGGATGAAGGCCTTGAGAGGATAAAAACGCTGAAGCTATTAAGCGACGTTGGACTGGGAGGCACCGGGAAGCTATATCCCCGTGAACTTTCAGGCGGAATGAGACAACGCGCCGCACTGGCACGGACATTGGCGGTCGACCCAAAGATCCTGTTGCTTGATGAACCCTTCTCGGCCCTTGATTACCAAACGAAGCTCAAGCTGGAGGATCTTGTTTTTGAAACATTGAAATCCTTCGGAAAGACAGCCGTGCTCGTCACCCATGATATCGGGGAAGCCATAGCCATGAGCGACCGCATCCATCTATTTTCCCCGAATCCTGGAAGAGTGCACAAAACATTCGAAGTACCTGATGAACTGCGCGGGCTGATGCCATTCCATGCACGCAACCATCCGCAATACCCCATTCTTTTCCAAACAATCTGGAAGGAGCTTGAGAGCCTTGAATATTGA
- a CDS encoding ABC transporter substrate-binding protein — MLKKWCKAGVICLLLCMLIIPLGACGKKDTVRVAEVTRSLFYTPQYVAIEKGFFEDEGLKIDLKTTAGGDKTMTALLSDGADIALVGSETSIYVQSQGSKDPVINFAQLTQTDGTFLVSREKIDNFNWEMLKGSTFLGQRKGGMPQMAGEYVLKKHDIDPKTDLTLIQNIDFANIATAFASGTGDFVQLFEPTASVFEKEGKGHIVASFGTESGHLPYTVYMAKTSYLKKDKETVAKFTRALQKAQKWVQDHDAAEIAKVIQPYFEDINVETMETVINRYKEQGSFATDPILDEEEWNNLQDIMDEAGELPARVSHDKLVNTDFAEKAAK, encoded by the coding sequence ATGTTGAAAAAATGGTGTAAAGCAGGTGTCATATGTTTGCTTCTGTGCATGCTGATCATTCCGCTCGGGGCTTGTGGCAAAAAGGATACGGTCAGGGTGGCCGAAGTGACCCGCTCCCTTTTCTATACACCTCAATACGTAGCGATAGAAAAGGGGTTCTTTGAGGATGAGGGCTTGAAAATTGATTTGAAAACGACGGCTGGCGGCGATAAAACCATGACCGCGCTTCTTTCCGATGGGGCGGACATCGCTCTCGTTGGCTCGGAAACATCGATCTACGTACAGTCACAAGGCTCGAAAGACCCCGTCATTAACTTCGCCCAATTAACCCAGACGGATGGAACGTTCCTTGTTTCACGTGAAAAAATCGATAACTTCAATTGGGAGATGCTGAAAGGGTCCACATTCCTGGGCCAGAGAAAAGGCGGAATGCCCCAGATGGCCGGCGAATATGTATTGAAAAAGCACGACATCGACCCAAAAACAGATTTGACCCTCATACAAAATATAGACTTTGCGAATATTGCCACGGCCTTTGCTTCCGGAACGGGCGATTTCGTACAGCTGTTCGAGCCGACAGCCAGTGTGTTTGAAAAAGAAGGAAAAGGCCACATCGTCGCTTCTTTCGGCACCGAGTCCGGTCATCTCCCCTATACGGTTTATATGGCTAAAACTAGTTATTTGAAAAAGGACAAAGAGACTGTCGCGAAATTCACAAGAGCCTTGCAGAAAGCACAAAAATGGGTCCAGGATCATGATGCCGCCGAAATCGCCAAAGTCATCCAGCCCTATTTCGAGGATATCAATGTCGAAACGATGGAAACAGTCATCAACCGTTACAAAGAACAAGGCTCCTTTGCCACCGACCCCATTCTGGATGAAGAAGAATGGAACAATCTGCAAGACATCATGGATGAGGCAGGCGAGCTGCCAGCACGAGTCAGCCATGATAAATTGGTGAATACCGATTTTGCAGAAAAAGCCGCAAAATAG
- a CDS encoding VOC family protein yields MKHQVTPYLMFDGQAKEALAFYEDIFQAEIADLQTYGEADFPTPEEADDLVLHAKIKKGHLLIMVSDTFPGNPLAAGNNVSLVLECESEAEIRSLYDSLCAKGSSLMELQDTFWGAKYGKVRDRFGVQWDLNLTK; encoded by the coding sequence ATGAAGCATCAGGTTACCCCTTATTTAATGTTCGATGGACAGGCAAAGGAAGCTTTGGCATTCTATGAAGATATATTTCAAGCGGAGATTGCTGACCTGCAGACATACGGAGAAGCTGATTTCCCTACACCTGAAGAAGCGGACGATCTTGTTTTGCATGCAAAGATCAAAAAAGGCCATCTGTTGATCATGGTATCCGATACGTTTCCAGGAAATCCTCTTGCAGCCGGAAACAACGTATCGTTGGTCCTCGAGTGTGAGAGCGAAGCCGAAATACGGAGTTTATATGATTCCTTGTGTGCAAAAGGTTCATCTTTAATGGAACTCCAAGATACCTTTTGGGGAGCTAAGTACGGGAAGGTCAGAGATCGATTCGGCGTGCAATGGGACTTGAACTTAACTAAATGA
- a CDS encoding DUF2584 domain-containing protein — protein sequence MGMPIELNTMIVTKGNETREEENIFRLAKDGYRLYPIDIPIDVRKTKQSDTSGTAVIQKVEWTGEKTIITYELLSLNSTN from the coding sequence ATGGGCATGCCCATCGAACTCAACACGATGATCGTTACAAAAGGAAATGAAACCCGCGAAGAAGAAAATATTTTCCGGCTCGCTAAAGATGGGTACCGGCTATACCCGATCGATATCCCCATCGATGTACGAAAAACGAAACAATCCGATACAAGCGGAACGGCCGTGATCCAAAAAGTCGAATGGACAGGTGAAAAAACCATCATCACCTACGAATTATTATCTTTGAACTCCACTAACTAA
- a CDS encoding glycosyltransferase family 4 protein, with amino-acid sequence MKSVLMIVQNFYPEIGSAGNRMKNVYLHLKRNGYEVTVITLKPSYPDQGLYQDHEFWDEEHIEEDVIRIKPNKVKRYTSNMGRRLLHYLEAMWLFIYTIIRLEKTYDYVFVSTPPIFPTMAALIAKRKMKAKLITDVRDLWPESLMGVGVFANKWILKFAYVLERKLYRHSDHIIINSPGFRDYIRAKGVEEETIHFIPNSLTGDELALRNVFTPISETKIKVVYTGNIGLAQDLKKLIAIAETLRKHKQIEFTIIGYGYRAAEVEREISAKGLANIKVMNAMNRRVTLHEVSSSHIAYVSLVEKEVFNTVLPGKIIDYMCVGKPIVGDVAGRAKQVISEAKCGLVADSRDVDEISRHILTMARDRALREELGENGYVYAKQHFQWSQNIKGLINVLEA; translated from the coding sequence ATGAAAAGCGTCCTGATGATCGTGCAAAACTTTTATCCGGAAATCGGAAGTGCGGGAAATCGAATGAAAAATGTGTATCTCCATTTGAAAAGAAACGGATATGAAGTAACGGTCATCACGTTGAAACCGAGTTATCCCGATCAAGGTTTGTATCAAGACCATGAATTTTGGGATGAGGAACATATTGAGGAAGATGTCATCAGGATAAAACCGAATAAGGTGAAGCGGTATACAAGCAATATGGGAAGGCGCTTGCTGCATTATCTGGAAGCGATGTGGCTTTTCATTTATACAATCATCCGTCTCGAAAAAACTTATGATTATGTGTTTGTCTCGACACCGCCAATTTTCCCGACGATGGCAGCATTGATTGCCAAGAGAAAAATGAAGGCGAAACTCATTACCGATGTCAGGGACTTATGGCCAGAATCGTTGATGGGAGTGGGGGTTTTCGCAAATAAATGGATTTTGAAGTTCGCATACGTCCTGGAGCGGAAGCTGTATCGGCATTCAGATCATATTATCATCAATAGTCCTGGGTTCAGGGATTATATCAGGGCCAAGGGGGTCGAGGAAGAAACGATTCATTTCATCCCCAATTCGCTCACTGGTGATGAGCTGGCGTTGCGGAATGTATTTACCCCCATTTCTGAAACGAAAATCAAGGTCGTCTATACCGGGAATATCGGACTGGCCCAAGACCTGAAAAAACTGATAGCCATTGCTGAAACGTTAAGGAAACATAAGCAAATCGAGTTCACGATAATCGGATACGGCTACCGGGCAGCTGAAGTCGAGAGGGAAATCAGCGCGAAGGGATTGGCGAATATAAAAGTCATGAATGCGATGAATCGGAGGGTGACCCTTCATGAAGTTTCCTCCTCCCATATTGCTTATGTAAGCTTGGTGGAAAAAGAGGTGTTCAATACGGTGCTGCCTGGAAAGATCATTGATTATATGTGTGTCGGAAAGCCGATTGTCGGTGATGTGGCGGGAAGGGCCAAGCAGGTGATCTCAGAGGCGAAGTGCGGGCTGGTGGCAGATAGCCGGGATGTGGATGAAATCAGTCGCCACATTTTGACCATGGCCAGAGATCGAGCGCTGCGTGAAGAGCTAGGGGAAAACGGTTATGTATATGCGAAACAGCATTTTCAATGGTCCCAAAATATTAAAGGCCTCATCAACGTCTTGGAGGCGTAG
- a CDS encoding methyl-accepting chemotaxis protein: MKLSVSKKLWASFLSILLFLVAIGVLYLWIIIDLNGKYTFLLDDRVKKISLVEEMINKQQAISNDVRGYIIYKDSTYLENRETAHDGFEKAYSTLEKSMTSKEDRELLEEIHRTQLEYMGMAEEITISMQQGNSKKAMEIADNAIELDKTILDNAEKLDGKQNVYMQETRKELNEKVGDMKAFIVLLIIGGFVLSIILPIILSRSISRPVRKLTEALGQVAAGNLDIEEMKIWNKDEIGEMARAFNLMVGGLKSIVLNMRDSASQLAVQAEQMSASSEESLASSELVSATAEENRKGTSLQVDIVEKSVDSMIEMAAAIKRITLSNVEMLHSAKTVNGLVQQGAEGMNDVTAQMEEINATIRESAKIMENMSSHSNEIQRVTTFITDISEQTNLLALNAAIEAARAGEHGKGFAVVADEVRKLAEQSKISAAEIEKMVRFIQEATGRGVESINVGSKKAEEGLAASASSLQVFTNIKSAVGQVSEQIASVSSAVDDLQVMTEDVTEGAHSIKEIAVISAERANDASAATEEQHTATEQISEGAQALATLAESLKMEVSRFKF, from the coding sequence TTGAAGTTATCCGTATCGAAAAAATTATGGGCAAGTTTTTTGTCCATCCTTTTATTTTTGGTGGCCATAGGTGTTCTGTATCTATGGATCATCATCGATTTGAATGGCAAGTATACGTTTTTATTGGATGATAGGGTGAAAAAAATCAGCCTAGTCGAGGAGATGATCAACAAGCAGCAAGCCATCTCTAATGATGTTCGCGGATATATCATCTATAAAGATTCCACTTATCTGGAAAATAGGGAGACGGCTCATGATGGATTCGAGAAGGCATACAGCACGCTTGAGAAAAGCATGACATCCAAGGAAGACCGGGAATTGCTTGAAGAGATTCATCGCACGCAGCTGGAATATATGGGAATGGCTGAAGAGATAACCATAAGCATGCAGCAAGGGAATAGTAAGAAGGCGATGGAAATTGCCGATAATGCGATTGAGCTGGATAAAACGATCTTGGATAATGCCGAGAAGCTGGATGGCAAACAGAATGTGTATATGCAGGAGACAAGGAAGGAATTGAATGAGAAGGTGGGGGATATGAAGGCATTCATCGTTTTGCTGATAATCGGCGGGTTCGTTCTCAGTATCATATTGCCCATCATCCTCAGCAGAAGCATTTCACGTCCTGTCCGTAAGCTGACGGAAGCGCTGGGCCAAGTCGCTGCCGGTAATTTAGATATTGAAGAAATGAAAATCTGGAACAAAGATGAAATTGGAGAAATGGCAAGGGCCTTCAATTTAATGGTAGGGGGACTTAAATCGATTGTCCTGAATATGAGGGATTCCGCGTCACAGCTTGCTGTTCAAGCTGAACAGATGTCGGCAAGTTCAGAAGAAAGCCTGGCGTCCTCAGAGCTGGTGTCGGCAACTGCAGAGGAAAATAGGAAAGGCACCTCCCTTCAGGTCGATATTGTCGAAAAATCGGTCGATTCGATGATAGAAATGGCTGCTGCCATCAAACGGATCACACTGAGCAATGTCGAAATGCTTCATTCAGCCAAGACTGTCAATGGACTCGTTCAACAGGGGGCAGAGGGCATGAATGATGTAACGGCTCAAATGGAGGAGATTAATGCTACGATTCGCGAGTCGGCAAAAATTATGGAAAACATGTCGAGTCACTCGAATGAAATTCAACGGGTGACAACATTCATTACCGATATTTCCGAACAAACGAATTTATTGGCATTGAATGCAGCGATTGAAGCGGCACGAGCTGGAGAACATGGGAAAGGGTTCGCAGTGGTGGCTGATGAGGTCCGGAAGCTTGCCGAGCAATCGAAGATATCGGCAGCGGAAATTGAGAAAATGGTCCGGTTCATCCAGGAGGCTACTGGAAGGGGAGTCGAGTCTATCAATGTAGGAAGTAAGAAAGCGGAAGAAGGACTTGCTGCTTCGGCAAGCTCGCTACAAGTATTCACTAACATTAAATCGGCCGTCGGACAGGTGAGTGAGCAAATTGCCTCGGTGTCCTCTGCCGTTGACGACCTGCAGGTGATGACTGAAGATGTTACGGAAGGCGCTCATTCTATCAAGGAAATAGCGGTCATCTCCGCAGAAAGGGCAAATGATGCAAGTGCTGCGACCGAAGAACAGCACACCGCCACCGAACAGATTTCCGAAGGTGCCCAAGCGTTGGCAACCTTGGCTGAAAGCTTGAAAATGGAAGTGAGCCGGTTTAAGTTTTAA